The Triticum urartu cultivar G1812 chromosome 6, Tu2.1, whole genome shotgun sequence genome includes the window caggtctatcttccatcatattaatcttccaacacttagttattttcatttccttttattttactttgcatctttatcataaaaataccaaaaatattatcttatcatatctatcagatctcactctcgtaagtgaccgtgtagggattgacaaccccgtatcgcattggttgcgaggatttatttgttttgtgtaggtgcgagggactcgcgcgtagcctcctactggattgataccttggttctcaaaaactgagggaaatacttatgctactttgctacatcaccctttccttttcaagggaaaaccaacgcagtgctcaagaggtagcattgattactccttgtagttgatgctagttggtttacttggtggaagatcatatgtttagatccattatgcatattaatacccctctgattacgaacatgaatatgctttgtgagtagttacgtttgttcttgaggacatgggagaagtcttgctattagtagtcatgtgaatttggtattcgttcgatattttgatgagatgtatgttgtcatccctctagtggtgtcatgtgaacgtcgactatatgacacttcaccattgtttgggcctagagggaggcattgggaagtaataagtagatgatgggttgctagagtgacagaagcttaaaccatatgaacgtgatgaaacctagcttgacgataattcccatgcgtcctcgggagcgctttccttcatataagagtttgtccgggcttgtcctttgctacaaaaaggattgggacatcttgctgcaccttatttacttttattacttgctactcgttaccaattactttatcacaaaactatctgttaccgataatttcagtgcttgcagagaataccttactgaaaaccgcttatcatttccttctgctcctcgttgggtcgacactcttacttattgaaaggactacaatagatcccctatacttttgggtcatcacGCAGATATgtaaatactatcaggactaagttcatgataaattaaagttcaattaatcatattacttaagaactcccacttagatagacatccctctaatcatctaagtgatcacatgatccatatcaactaaaccataaccgatcatcacgtgagatggagtagttttcaatggtgaacatctctatgttgatcatatctactatatgattcacgctcgacctttcggtctcagtgttccgaggccatatttgcatatgctaggatcgtcaagtttaacccgagtattctacgtgtgcaaaactgtcttacacctattgtagatgaacgttgagcttatcacacccgatcatcacgtggtgtctcggcacgacaaactttggcaacggtgcatactcagggagaacacttttaccgtcatttttttagtgagagatcatcttataatgctaccgtcaatcaaacagaataagatgcataaaggataaacatcacatgcaatcaaaatatatgtgacatgatatggccatgatcatcttgtgcctttgatctccatctccgaagtaccgtcatgatctctatcgtcaccggcatgacaccatgatctccatcatcttgatctctatcaatgtgtcgtcacatggttgtctcgccaactattgcttttgcaactattgctatcgcatagcgataaagtaaaacaattacatggcacttgcatcttatgcaataaagagacaaccataaggcttctgctagttgctgataacttcaacaaaaacatgatcatctcatacaataaaaatatagcatcatgccttgaccatatcacatcacaacatgccctgcaaaaacaagttagacgtcatctaatttgttgttgcaagttttacgtggctgctacgggctgagcaagaaccgttcttacctacgcatcaaaaccacaacgatagttcgtcaagttagtgttgttttaaccttcaacaaggaccggacgtagtcacactcggttcaactaaagttggagaaactgacacccgccagccacctgtgtgcaaagcacgtcggtagaaccagtctcgcgtaagcgtacacgtaatgtcggtccggaccgcttcatccaacaataccgtcgaaccaaagtatgacatgctggtaagcagtatgacttgtatcgcccacaactcacttgtgttctacttgtgcatataacatctacgaataaacctggctcggatgccactgttggggaacatagtaatttcaaaaaaattcctacgcacacgcaagatcatggtgatgcatagcaacgagaggggagagtattgtctacgtaccctcatagaccgtaagcagaagcgttatgagaacgcggttgatgtagtcgtacgtcttcacgatccgaccgatccaagtatcaaacgtacggcacctccgagttcagcacacgttcagctcggtgacgtcccacgaactccgatccagcagagcttcaagggagagttccgtcagcacgacggcatgatgacggtgacgATGATGTTACCGACGCagtgcttcgcctaagcacccctacgatatgaccgaggtggattatggtggaggggggcaccgcacacggctaatagagatcaatgatcaacttgtgtgtcctagggtgcccccctgcccccatatataaaggagcaagggggaggccggccggcccctgtagggagcgccaggaggaggagtcctcctcctagtaggagtaggactcctctttcctactcctactaggaggaggaaaggaaggtggaagaggagaaggaaggagagggaagaaaagggggaaaagggggccggccccctagtccaattcggtttgggctagggggggcgccctgcctcctcacttccaccacttggcccatgaggcctattacttcttcctcatattcccgtaactcctcggtactccgaaaaacacctgaatcactcggaacctttccgatgtccgaatatagtcgtctaatatatcgatctttacgtctcgaccatttcgagactcctcgtcatgtccccgatctcatccgggactccaaactacattcagtacatcaaaacatataaactcataataccgatcatcaccggactttaagcgtgcggaccctacgggtacgagaactatgtagacatgatcgagactcgtctccggtcaataatcaatagcggaacctggatgctcatattggttcctacatattctacgaagatctttatcggtcaaaccgcataacaacatacgttgtttcctttgtcatcggtatgttacttgcccgagattcgatcgtcggtatctcaatacctagttcaatctcgttacgggcaagtctctttactcgttccttaatgcatcatcccgcaactaactcattagttacattgcttgcaaggcttatagtgatgtgcattaccgagagggcccagagatacctctttgacaatcggagtgacaaatcctaatctcgatctatgccaactcaacaagtaccatcggagacacctgtagagcacctttataataacccagttacgttgtgacgtttggtagcacacaaagtgttcctccggtaatcgggagttgcataatctcatagtcataggaacatgtataagtcatgaagaaagcaatagcagtaaactaaaacgatcaagtgctaagctaacggaatgggtcaagtcaatcacatcattctcctaatgatgtgatcccgtttatcaaatgacaactcatgtccatggttaggaaacataaccatctttgatcaatgaggtagtgacactctatttgtctatgtattcacacatatattatgtttctggttaatacaattctagcatgaataataaacatttatcatgatataaggaaataaataataactttgttattgcctctagggcatatttccttcaccacatcaatcaaagtttgacccaaaATGATCGGGACATAGCATGTCTTATGTTGTGGATCGAGCCCAACCAAAGGCATGCAAGACGAACTCAAAGGAAATCATCACCACCCCCCGCGCCCACCACCATCACCTCCATGGACGCCACGACCATCACCACTAGGAGACACCTCCGATTGGGCTATGATCTCCAAATGAGTGAGCTTCTTATGCTTCCTTGACGTGGTATCCATCATGCATGGGTTCATGAACATGATAGCCCACTCTTCGGCCTTCTTCTCTTTTGCAAGCCTCTTCTCCTCAAGAGCAATCCTACGCTCCTCTGCTGCCACCTTCCTCTCTTCGGCTTGTCACATCCCCCCTCCTCCACACTACAATGAACAACAACAAGCTCAAACCCCACAACCGCAAACCATCGTTAATGTGTCAGACAAAAAAGAAAAGGCAAAAAAGACACCTCTATGACATTTCACAAGCACTTGGTGGCCCTGGTCCTTGCCCGCGGCTACGACGGCCaaacgcgccggagaaggaggtgTAGGGGTGGCcgaaacagggctatggtccatcGTATAAGAAGAAGGTGGCGTGCGGGTCggcgtggccttcttcttcttcttcttcttcttcttcttcttcttcttcttctttttgccgCCGTCACCTCGGTGAGCGCCTTCATCGCCTCCACCGGCTTTTCGCCCACTTGCCATCGGGCGAAGCAACAAGATGGCGTCCGGCATCATCATGGGTGCTAGGGCCTTGCCACGGGCCTTTGATGTCTGCGCGACGGTACAGAGCAAGTTTTTTTTGCCCCCAACCTCTTCCTTCGCAGGCGACAACAGAGGGGTCGATTCCGGCGGCGACGAGCCGAAGGCAGTGGCCAGCGAGGTCACGGAGTCGACTTCCAATTTCAGTGCGGTCGATGTTACTTTTGGTGTATGTGGTGTTTTCACACACTAGCTCATTATTTGTCAGTTAGTTTTGGAGTTTTGGTGATGGTTCAGTTCATCGATTTTTTGTTTCACTTAAATAGGTACAGGACATTCGCAAAGAAAAAAAAAGGTTTACAGGAGGCACCACTCCCCAAGATCCAGAACCTCTCCGTCGCGGCGGGCGGCGGCAAAACCTAGCGCTCCATCGCCGCTCCGTTCCGCAGCCGCGTCGGGCCGCGAGGGGCGGCTGTCGACGAGGAGCTGTGGGCGAAGTATTGACGCCAAATCTTCCGTCCGGACATGGAGAATAAGGAGGCTGCGGGCGCGGctgcgggcgcggcggcggccgaATCCGACGGGACCGCAGAGAAGCGGGCACGGAGTGGCGACTGCGACGACACCGCCGACGATTTCATCAGCAGTCTCCCCGACGCCGTCCTCGGCaccatcatctccctcctccccacCAAGGACGGCGGCCGGACGCGGGTCCTCTCCCGCCGATGGCGCCACCTCTGGCGCTCCGCGCCTCTCAACCTCGAGGTCAGCACCCGACCCCCCGAtgccgacgccgacgccgacgccgccggcCCCGTCCCCACCCCCTCACGCGTCCTGCCCTCCGCCGTCTCCGAGATAATCTCCAAACACCCTGGCCCCGCACGCCGATTCTCCCTCCACTGCCGCGGCGACGGCGACCTCTGCCCCCAGGCGGAGAGCTGGCTTCGCTCCCGCGCCCTCGCCAACCTCCAGGAGCTCGATATCAGCTACGCCGAACCCCCGCTGCTGACATCGGTTCTCCGCTCTGCGCCCAACATCCTTGTCGCCAAGATCAGCCATGGTGATTTCGAGCCGGCCATGATCAATTTCCCCTTCCTCAAGAAGCTCTCCCTGTTTCGCCTTACCATCTCAGCGGACCTCTTCCCCGGACTGTTATCCTGCTGCCATGCCTTGGAGAGCTTATCCATGACCAAAGTTCGTGCTGTGGGCTGTCTCCGTCTTAGCTCGCCGACCATTAGGACCATCATCTTCCGTCATAGCTATGGTGAAACCGCGGAACTGGTCATCGAGGATGTTCCTCGCCTTGTGAGGTTACTAGTGCCTTATTGTGAGAGAGATGATAGTGTGACTGTCAGGGTAATTAGGGCGCCTAATCTGGAGATATTGGGCCCTTTCTTCGTTGTTGTCTCCAAGCTCCTACTCTTCCAGGTAGCATCAGGGTCATCTTTGAATCTTGCTGTCGGTCGGCATTTCTACATGGAGATAATATTTTTGATGTTCATTGTTTGTTTTCCTCAGGGAATAAGCCTGGTCAGCTCCACAAACTCGATGCGCACCTTGAAGGTTTTGGCTCTCAAGTCTTCTGGGCAGAAATTGAATGCAGTTCTTAACATCCTTAGGGGGTTCCCCTGTTTGGAAAAGCTTTGTGTTATTGTGAGTAATCATCTTTGCTTTCTTGAAATGTTTGATTGGTTGACATACTGTAAAATTCTAGTTTGCAACAGCTTTGACATATGCCTCTCCTC containing:
- the LOC125513866 gene encoding putative F-box/FBD/LRR-repeat protein At2g05300 isoform X1, whose translation is MENKEAAGAAAGAAAAESDGTAEKRARSGDCDDTADDFISSLPDAVLGTIISLLPTKDGGRTRVLSRRWRHLWRSAPLNLEVSTRPPDADADADAAGPVPTPSRVLPSAVSEIISKHPGPARRFSLHCRGDGDLCPQAESWLRSRALANLQELDISYAEPPLLTSVLRSAPNILVAKISHGDFEPAMINFPFLKKLSLFRLTISADLFPGLLSCCHALESLSMTKVRAVGCLRLSSPTIRTIIFRHSYGETAELVIEDVPRLVRLLVPYCERDDSVTVRVIRAPNLEILGPFFVVVSKLLLFQVASGSSLNLAVGRHFYMEIIFLMFIVCFPQGISLVSSTNSMRTLKVLALKSSGQKLNAVLNILRGFPCLEKLCVIFHTNRERNDENEPQYDPLHPVECLETRLKKVVFKSFEGYGKQVDFAKFFVLNAKVLDKIEFEVRNQYSSETVAYEHRLLQVENRASREARVEFRTTSY
- the LOC125513866 gene encoding putative F-box/LRR-repeat protein At5g02700 isoform X2 → MENKEAAGAAAGAAAAESDGTAEKRARSGDCDDTADDFISSLPDAVLGTIISLLPTKDGGRTRVLSRRWRHLWRSAPLNLEVSTRPPDADADADAAGPVPTPSRVLPSAVSEIISKHPGPARRFSLHCRGDGDLCPQAESWLRSRALANLQELDISYAEPPLLTSVLRSAPNILVAKISHGDFEPAMINFPFLKKLSLFRLTISADLFPGLLSCCHALESLSMTKVRAVGCLRLSSPTIRTIIFRHSYGETAELVIEDVPRLVRLLVPYCERDDSVTVRVIRAPNLEILGPFFVVVSKLLLFQGISLVSSTNSMRTLKVLALKSSGQKLNAVLNILRGFPCLEKLCVIFHTNRERNDENEPQYDPLHPVECLETRLKKVVFKSFEGYGKQVDFAKFFVLNAKVLDKIEFEVRNQYSSETVAYEHRLLQVENRASREARVEFRTTSY